In Salmo salar chromosome ssa14, Ssal_v3.1, whole genome shotgun sequence, the sequence agacgatgcaatcgccgtcACACtgaacactgccctatcccatctggacaagaggaataactatgtaagaatgctgttcattgactacagctcagcattcaacaccatagtaccctccaaactcatcattaagcttgagacccatggtccctgtgcaactgggtcctggacttcctgacaggccgccccaggtggtggaggtaggaaacgacatctccaccctgctgatcctcaacactggggccccacaagggtgcgttctcagccctctcctgtactccctgttcacccatgactgcgtggccatgcacgcctccaactcaatcatcaggtttgcagacgacactacagtagtaggcttgattaccaacaacgacaagacagcctacagtgaggaggtgagggccctcggagtgtggtgtcaggaaaataacctctcactcaacgtcaacaaaacaaaggagatgattgtggacttcaggtaacagcagagggagcacccccctatccacatcgacaggactgtACTGGAGAAGgcggaacgttttaagttcctctgtgtacacatcacggacaaactgaaatgatccacccacacagacagcgtggtgaagaaggcgcaacagcgcctcttcaacctcaggaggctgaagaaatttggctggTCACctgaaaccctcacaaacttcgacagatgcacaatcgagagcatcccgtcgggctgtatcacagcctggtacggcaactgcaccgccctcaaccggaaggctcttcagagggtggtgcagtctgcacaatgcatcaccggggacaaactacctgccctccatgacacctacagcacttgatctcacaggaaggcaaaaagatcagcaaggacaacaaccacccgagccactgcctgttaaccctgctatcatccagtacaggtgcatcaaagctaggaccaagagactgaaaaacagcttctatctcaaggccatcagactgttaaacaaccatcactaacatagagaggctgctgccaacagacTCAAATCACTGGCCGCTTGAATAAATGAATTTAATaatggtatcactagtcactttaaataatgccactttaataatttttacatatcccacattacttatctcatgtgtatatactgtattttataccatctattgcatcttgcctatgccgcacggccattgcgcatccatatatttatatgtacatattcttattccatccccttgcgttgtgtgtgtgtgtgtgtgtgtgtgtgtgtgtgtgtgtgtgtgtgtgtgtgtgtataaggtagtcgttgtgaatttgttagatattactgcactgtcggaactagaagcacaagcatttagctacactcgcattaacatttgctaactatgtgtatgtgaTTTGATTTCTCACTGATTCAGCCCCATACAGTATGATGGAATAGATTACTCTCACTCAGTAAAAGAATAGTGAAGTAGTACAATGTCCAATCTGTGTCAGCATACTTTATCATTAGCTGCCACATAAACGCAATAAGAAAACACTCCGCTAACAGACACAGGGAGCAGCCAGTATTAACAATAACACTGTCAAACCTTGGCAAGGCTTTTCAATTTTTGAAGTTgacgtaggctgtgattcgatgataaattaacaggctccgcattgattatatgcaacgcaggacaagctagttaacctagtaatatcatcaaccatgtgtgcAGTTGTGgcaaaaggttttgagaatgacacaaatattaattttcacaaagtctgctgcctcaaaattgatggcaatttgcatatactccagaatgttacaaagagtgatcagatgaattgcaattaattgcaaagtccctctttgccatgcaaatgaactgaatccccccaaaacatttccactgcatttcagccctgccacaaaaggaccagctgacatcatgtcagtgattctctcgttaacacaggtgtgtgtcgacgaggacaaggctggagatcactctgtcatgctgattgagtttgaataacagactggaagcttcaaaaggagggtggtgcttggaatcattgttcttcctctgtcaaccatagttacctgcaaggaaacacgtgccgttatcattgctttgcacaaaaagggcctcacaggcaaggatattgctgccagtaagattgcacctaaatcaaccatttatcgcatCATAACgctccagcatgatggagcaccttgccaatAAGGCAAAGgttgataactaagtggctctgggaacaaaacattgatattttgggtccatggccaggaaactccctagACCTtattcccattgagaacttgtggtcaatcctcaagaggcgggtggacaaacaaaaacccacaaattctgacaaactccaagcattgattatgcaagaatgggctgccatcagtcaggatgtggcccagaagttaattgacagcatgccagggcggattgaagaggtcttgaaaaagaagggtcaacactgcaaatattgaatcTTTgcgtcaacttcatgtaattgtcaataaaagcctttgacacttatgaaatgcttgtaattatacttcagtattccatagtaacatctgacaaaaatatctaaagacactgaggcagcacactttgtgaaaattaacatttgtgtcattctcaaaaccttaaGCCACgactgtagttaactagtgattatgtgaagattgttttttagaagataagtttaatgctagctagcaacttaccttggctccttgcagccacaaggtccttttgatgctgcagTCGCGTAACatgtggtcagcctgccacgcagtttcctcatgTATTGCAATGTAATTGGCCATAACCGGCATCCAAAaaggcagattaccgattgttatgaaaacttgaaatcagccctaattaatcggccatgccgattaatcggtcaacctttaatatatacgtacacacacacacacacacacacacacacacccaccaacagtgccttcggaaagtattcagaccccttgactttttccgcattttgttacgttacagccttattctaaaatgtattaaatgtttttcctcatcaatctacacacaataccccataatgacaaagcaaaaacaatttttttgaaattttagcaaatgtattaaaagtaaaaactgaaatagcttatttacataagtattcagaccctttgctatgagacttgaaattgagctcaggtgcatcctgtttccattgatcatacttgagatgtttctacaacttgattggtccacctgtggtcaattcaattaattggacatgatttggaaaggaacacacctgtctatataaggtcagtgcatgtcagagcaacaaccaagccatgaggtcgaaggaattgtccgtagagctccgagacaggattgtgttgaggcacagatctggggaagggtacgaagggccttggtcagggatgtgacaaagaacgcgatggtcactctgacagagctctagagttcctctgtggagatgggagaaccttccagaaggacaaccatctctgcagcacttcaccaatcaggccttcatagtcaaaaggcacctaaaggactctgaccacgagaaacaatattctcaggtctgatgaaaacaagattgaagtCTTTTGCCTGAAtatcaagcgtcacgtctggaggaaacctggcaccatccctacaatgaagcattgtggtggcaaaATCATacattggggatgtttttcagttgcagggactgggagactagtcaggatttagggaaagatgaacggagcaaagtataaagagttccttgatgaaaaccttctccagagcgctcaagacctcagtctggggtgaaggttcatcttccaacaggacaacaaccctaagcacacatccaagacaatgcaggagtggcttcgggaaaagtctcaatgtccttgagtggcccagccagagcccgatcgaacatctctggagagacctgaaaatatctctgcattgacgctccccatctaacctcacggagcttgagaggatctgcagagaagaatgggagaaactccccaaatacaggtttgccaagcttgtagtgtcatacccaagacaactggaggctgtaatcgctgccaaaggtgcttcaacaaagtactgagtaaaggctctgaatacttatgtacataaagtatttcagtttttattttttgcacaaaaaaatcaaaatgtttttgcttcgtcattctggggtattatgtgtagattgatgaaggggaaaactttagaataaggttgtaatgcaacaaaatgtggaaaaggtcaaggggtctgaatactttccaaatacagtgtgtgcgtgcgtacgtactacatacatacatacatacatacatacatacatacatacatacatacatacatacatacatacatacatacaacatacatacatacatacaacatacatacaataccagtcaaaagtttggacacacctactcattcaagggtttttctttagttttactattttctacaatgaaaaataatagtgaagacatcaaaactatgaaataacacatatgggctcatgtagtaacccaaaaagtgttcaacaaatcaaaatatatttcatatttgataacagctttgcacactcttggcattctctcaaccagcttcatgcggtacttttcaattaacaggtgtgccttgttgaaagttaatttgtggattttctttccttaatgtgtttgagacaatcacttgtgttgtgacaaggtagggggtggtatacagaagatagccctatttggtaaaatataatTGAAGACTTTTCTTTGtgtcataaaaatgtatttaaattgctTAGGAACTTTGCACACTCCAACccttgtcattttttttgtcttatgttgcacctagcCCACATTTTCAATGAGTAGTCTTATCgtattactgaatgtatccagagtgttctcagatttcgttatcaacaaagtacagtaaatgtaaaatgcatatAAAATCAACAgtttaatgtttggattcagttttGTGTCAGTTGAACTATTGTGTTCTCACCTTTTGATCTAATCATTTCCCCATTATCTCCAAACACTGTTGCCttttaattgctaccatggttatgcatatacTTTTCATactttcaatttagccctatccatataggccaattcccacgagtATAAAGGGTTAAAGTAACAAATTACAGTATGTGTGATGCCCTAAGCTAAGCACACAACACAGGCTTGTCCATACATGCACTAACATGGTTGATTCTAGTTCATTGCTGTGCTGGTTGCCTGCTACTCATGATCAGTTGGTTTCATATAGCGTAGAAGCGCTTGATGACCCACCACCACAGTTTTGTGTCATCTGTCAGCTGGGCCATTCTATATGAGGTTGGCCCAAAGATATTTATGATGTTTAGGATCTTCctgaaatgaaatccatagaAAGGTCATTTGGTGGAAGGATGCATTTGGCatacctttttgaaatctgaatcCAAAATAACTATTGAGAAATAACAAATTCAAGTTAGGAAATGCGATTTTGGCCTTACCCAGGCCTTCTTTAAGACACTACAATGATGAGTCTGTAGATGCTACAAAACCAGTCTTTGGTGTCATTTGAAACTTACTGTGTGCTCTGAACTGTAAGTACTGTTTAGATAAAGAATACAATTTCTGTACATTCATTTATGGAAActaaaaaatatatgtaaatatCTTTAAAGTACCCTTTTTTGATTTTGTTCATTTTTCTACATATTTTTTAAGCAATATAATCTAcatgcaatgttccctctaagctgcgcacCGGCTCCCCCGGGACTGCtgcgcagaagaaatatcagccgtTCTGcacaagattgaacttcactcaacctTCTAAATTTCCCCTTTAGTTAACACAAACAACGTTTCCTTCTACTGTGGGAATtgccaatattagccactttcaataaAACATACAGAAACAAAATTaaactatgcaagacttagtatgcaaGGAATTTTCTTGTAGGCTGAACGCACCGGAGAagaattctattgcattgacaggcatgaTTCTACAGACCAGcgcggcataaccaatcagagctgcagtatctCCATAttcaaatagaccattgccatacaGTATATAGATCTGTGCCAttcctttgaactggactgtgtttacagcatgagtggtcgcaagtagatgcgcttgttttgagatctgCATGTAGCCACTTGTTTATATTCTTTGCTAGTGAGTTagtagcccagttatagatcatttgtagttaTAAATGGGGTGTGGTTGCTTCCGAACAGAGCACTTAACGTGTGCATTCTAGCCATATTTAAAAAACGAGTCAGGTAAAGAAATGTTTttctgtcttaaaggggcagtgttgtattttgagacaggcttgaataagctaagtagccaataggcagagggtagcatagtttgtctgattcactgtaataatggtatgggaataataataataactttattttgtaaagtggtttctttcaTCAAACAACAAATCTTCAGTCATTTCCTTGTCTAaacgacaagtggataaacaggttgtcaagccctgcatattttttccaaaagtctCACGGAATcgaggcctacattgaacaccacacattggctgctactgtaggctgaatgattgaacagctatttccatgttaaaatgttatgggatgcattttctccattgtttatgTTAGGGCACtctgataggcctacattatgatccaatagccacagtagcctacttggccacggttataactgtaacttaaagcgggtacagtcTGTGTTCACAAAAGAAGCACGccagaagttgcacagaatttttacAACCTTCACGTTTGCATTCAGCAGGCTTGAAATGTACTCAGTGCTGAAAAAAATGAGGGAACATTGTCTACAAGTACCACACATTTCAGGTCTTGTATTCTAAACTCAGTGCAAAGTCACATGCAAGACTGTATAAGTACAGCCACTGGCCAGAGAAGCCGGTATGGCATATGTCTTAAGCCTTTGCATTCAACAGCGCTTATGCGGCTAGGGCTTGGCTGATGGAGGAATGTAAATTATGCAAATATGTTGAGGAGATTGACGTCATAGTTCGAAGTTTATGCCATCTGGGGACACCCCGGTGAGCTGAGAGAGCATTTGCATCAGAGGGCGAGGGGAAGAGCAgaaaaagagaggaagggagggggaggagaggagcataAATAAATACTGTTATAGGTTTTGTCAAATGTTGTAGtttgtgttgtttattgtttagGACACCAGTGGGGACCTGTTAGGGTTCCATCATTTGAGTTTTTAATGACAAAAGCTCTGTCCAAAATCATTGAGGCGTCTTTGGGTGGTGGgaaagtgagtgagtggtgaCATTTGAGTGGTTCGCTTTGCTCCATGTGGTTTGTGTGATTTCCCAGTGGCCAATACTGAAACCCATCCTGTTGCTGCTAATTAGACAGCATTCTCTGGATGAGCAATTTCCCACAGGCCAGCTGTGTTTAGCTTCATTAGCTGAAACTGAGCTTGGGCAAGGGTTTGGACAACAGTACTGGGAATCTTTCACAGATCCCTTTAAATACCATTAACTACATACTTTACCAAGAAGAGGCACATTTAATTGTGAGTTTGTCTTGAGAGTTTGATGGGATGGATAACTGAATTGGGACAACACAGAGTTGAAATAAAATATCTGAATGTTTTGTTGAGTTGGAAGAAATAGTAACAAGGAATAACAGTGCATTTTCTGTTCATTTACCAAACTTGCTGGTTTTTGGAAGAAACTGTGGGCTCCAGGGGCCTCTCTCTCGCTGCAGGGAGCTCTGCATGACCCCTGAAGTATAAAGAATGACTGGGTCCTGCAGAGGGCTTTAATGTCCTCCACTGTCACATGGCTACAGCTGCATGTGACACAGCAGAAGGGCACCCCTCACCTCCCCTGACTGTTACAGTAGAAGTGCCGCAGGGCAGTCACTAGGTGAGGAAAGGCGGTTTGTTCAATGTTTCTGTTTTTACTGCGTATTATGTTACCAACTCTCTGAAATGTGCATCGCAAATGCTTTTGTAAGACCACCCACTGTAGATGTCTGACTGCGAAATTCTTCACACGATTCTACATGTAAGATCGGTGCGCACTCGGCCAGCCAACTCTATTGGTGTGTCTGAGGCCTTAATGATCCCTTCCTTGTGTCCTTGCAGAGACGAGGGGCGATCTCTTATGACAGTGAGAATCAAACAGCTCTCTACATTCGGATGCTCGGTACGTATGGTATGATATTCACTTGATTTTTCTCAATCCATATATATTGAAACATATCGTATGACCTTTTTCAGCACCCATATGAATATTGATGATTTAAGTAATGTTTTGATGCATGTTTGTTAATTAGTAGTTAAGCAATAGCTCTACTGCTGTTCCATGTCTAATCTTGTATGTACATCTATGGGTAATCTTACCCAGCAaggtggctggtagcctagtggttagagcgttgggccagtaactgaaaggttgctggttagaATCCCCGAGCCGAAAAGGCTCTAtcgatgtgctcttgagcaaggcacttaaccctaattgctcctgaaaGTTGCTCAGGATAAGAGCGTCTTCTAAAAATGCAAATATAAGGTCTAATAGTACTTTAGACATACTGACTAAGAAAGGGTATGTGTTTCTGTTTTACGATCCTGTCTCTTATGAATACAGGATCTTTAACATGTACTCTTTTTAGTCAGTATGGCTAACAGTTCTTAAGATGTTTTATATCACAGGCGAGGAATGTAAGATGTCTCCCAACTAGATAACTACCTAACTCTATCTAATATAACTGCAGAGTCTGTTTTGATCTAGTCTGAATAGAGAAGGCTTCCTCTTCTCCAGCTCACTGACACCAGTGTGAATACTAATGTGTCAAAGCCATGCTTCCTCTTCAGCTGTGTCTGTGTTGCCTCAGCCTTTAtctcccaaagggcaccctataccctatgttgtgcactacttttgaccagagccctatgggtcctggtcaaaagtagtgcactacatagggaataaggagCTATTTGAGACACAGCCTCAGTCTCTGCAGGTCCAATGCTTTATTAAATGAAACACCTCTTTATTGCCAGTACCTTGAGGACCGTGTTTTCCCATTTCTTCTAGGAGATGTGAGAGTCAGAAGCCAGGTGGGGTTTGAACCGGAGCCAAGAGGGTCCCATCCCTACTTGTATGTCGATTTCCGAACTTTGCACTGTAAGTATGAACCAAAAACTCCCATTCATTGTGTGACCACCCCTTAAAACCCCTTCTATCAATAAAGAAGCTGAACCATTTTACAACCCATGATTTGTTGCTTGTTGCTCTTATGATTGAAGTAACCCTGTACAATAACTTGACTTATGAACTAAATGGCAGATGTAAAGTGGACACTCAACAATCCCTCATCTAAATGTAGGCAAGATACACATCCACATGCTGTAGTGGATATGATTATATCACTTTAACTGATATGACATTTAAACGGTCATGTGCTTGAATGAATGAAATTAAAGCATTTGATATTATTCACTTGTCGAATTGGATCTTCTGAAAAGGTCTATGAAAAGAACATTGTACAAAGTCTCTCTAACAAATTGATCAATGGAAGCCATCCAATCCAGCTGGCTGTCCTATTGACGTGATCGTAAGTGTTGTGTTTGCTGACTGTGCAAAACTTTCCAGCAATCAATATTGCATTTTAGAATGTTTTGGGACCATCACCTATTAGACATTAGACATTAATCCTGGCTCTGTTTGTTAATGCCTTGATCTTTCCAAGAGTTTTCTAGAATGCAGGTTTGCTGCAAGAGGCCATTTGAGGCTTGCTAGTCTGCAATGGTTGGTGAGTGTGCGTTGACAATGCGGTACTCAGATTGGTGGGCTGCCAGCTGGCTGGAGAATGGGCTGCTGTGTCAGCAGCATGTCTGCACACTCACACCTCTTTGCACTAGTCACAGTGGTGGGGGTGGCCACGGCATGGCGGGCTCAAATCCTCTCTTGTGTTTGTCCTCTCTCAATGCTACTCACTGTTTGAATTGACTTGGGACTCTTGACACTTCCCTCCTCTTTTCAAAAAGTTTCACAGTAAACAGGTTATTATTCTAACTCTTTCTTGAAATGCATCTGTTCTATATTGAGgttattacagtacagtacagtattaaccctAATGTTATTGACTTTTTGGCGTGTTTTTTTTACTTTGTCCTGAATGATTTGCTGTGCTCTGCTTTTAGTACAGAGTGTAGATTAGAGTTGTGTGCACATATGGAGAATGGAATTCTGTAATAGAACTGTTTGAAAACCTTTCAGTGTTCTAGAGCTCCAAAAGCCAACTGATggtgttttttagtttttttttaaatcaccaacgcatgtgaagtagctagctagccaactgcaACTTGAAATATTACTTAGCTATGGAAAAAAAAGGTGGTAAGCGAACTTCTGGCGGTTGTGGAGATGGACATCTCTTGAAAGCTACTTAAAAAATAATGCAACAAAGCATCATGTTACTTTTACCTGGAAATGAATTAAGTTGTTAGCTGTATAAACTTGGCTTAGCTTTAGAGCAAAGTGAGTACATTTCAACCATAGCTAATCATCCTGTGCTTTTGTTTCCACAGCCCGACCCCAGTCTGCGGGGCCTGTGTCTGCCAGGAATGTCCGCAGACTGCTGAGCTTTCAGAGGTACCTCCACTCGTCACGGTTCATCCGTGGCATCCCAGCCTCcaacccactaggctacctccttgACGATGACTACACAGGTCAAGCCAAGGTTAGTGGCAATCTATCCAGCAACAATACTTCTTAAATATGTAAGTATTGTAGTATCACTGAGTAAAAATTGGTCAGGTGATAATTGTAACCCAATATAATTCTTTATGTATTTCAGTTAATGCTGGAGAAGGTTGGAAACTGGAACTTTGACATGTTCCTTTTTGACAGACTTACAAACGGTAAGGTGTTTTCCTAGGTGATTGTTGCCCTCTACTGTTTGAGAATTGCAAATGCAGTGCATGCCTGCTTTATTTTCTCACCCTGACACGTATTGCTCTCTATTTTCATTTGGAAAATGTTCAATCACATAATAGTTTTCTATAAATGTGGATGGAGATGGCGTTTTGCTAGTGATTTTGTTGTGGATGGCGTTTTGCTAGTGATTTTGTTGTGGATGGCGGTTTGCAAGTCAGACTAAATAGATGTGGTTAGAGTTCAGCTTTAGATTAAGGAGTAGGACTATTACATCATGTGTCCCTTCCCTTGTCTGTTATTACAAACTGCAGTGTTATTATGCATTTGTTGATTCATTGTTTCTGTTCTGCTTACTTACAGGGAACAGCCTCGTCAACCTGACCTTTCACTTATTCAACAGTTATGGGTTAATTGAGCTCTTTCAGTTGGACATGGTTAAACTTAGAAGATTTTTAGGTattgaaattaaattaaatacaCTGTATTGCACTGGGACATGGGTTTATTTAAACTCAATATTGTCTACTTGAATGAAGTGGTGATGCATAGTTGAAACTCTCCCCAAATGAAATGAATacgtaatgttgttgttgttgttagtcaTGATTCAAGAGGACTACCGCAGCCAGAACCCCTACCACAATGCAGTCCACGCTGCGGACGTGACTCAGGCTATGTATTGTTACCTGCAGGAGCCCAAGGTGAGAGAAAATTACACTGTTAACCACTAACAAATAAGTCATCTACAACTGAATGTCCTCAAAACAGATCAATACGCTTAAGCTTTTCACATTTCtttgaaaatgtgtttattttttgtaGGGTTTTATTTTGTAGAAGGATGTGTATATCTTTGTAAGTGCTGTAGCCTTCAAAATGTGTGGACCAAAAAAAGAATAACCTACAAGTACACCTGGAGAAGTTTGTTCCAACTGTACCTCTTCATGAGGAGTCTGATGAGGAGAGTTCTCTGTTTTGCAGCTTGCTGAGACGATGACATCCTGTGATCTCCTGCTGGGTCTGCTGGCTGCTGCCACCCATGATCTAGACCATCCAGGTGTCAACCAGCCTTTCCTCATCAAAACAAACCATTATCTAGCAGCACTGTACAAGGTAAGGCCCTATACTGAAAATAGCCTCTGGGCTCAATGTTGATGCTTGTGGTGATAAAACCAATTTTCCCAAACTGGGATCAATACGTACTACTCCACTTTCTCTACAAGGGCAGTCGACCGAGAGTCgtcctgttctttcgaccaatcgattggtctaaATGTTTAAacttatttttccatatatagacagacaCACCCTGTGTTGGAATAAAACCAACTGCATATGCGCTGAGCTTGTCTGacgctttaagcacactgtttaattaaataattaagacacgcAAATGACTCAAGAAAGAGCCCGATGGTCACGCTGTGTTAGGCAATAATTGGGCTACACTGATAACTTGAGCATGGTTCCCAAGTTTGTAAACCATACCAAACCATATTTGGTATACAGTAGTGTCGCCATAATATTTGAATTGATGAAGTATGATCAtaatcattaggatattttagCGATCCGCAGTAGACGTCCAAAATGCCCCCCAGCCTACAGCACTTGAGATGCGTTCTAAGGCTATGGATGAGAAAGTGAACTTATCATTTCCAAAAGTTTAGATCAGTTGTATGCTGCTTTGCGATCAATTAACAGCAAGGGTTACATTAAATAGGCTCAATATTTTTGACTGATACATTTGGCAATATTCAATTCATACGCGCAAAACATATAAACAAAAGCATTCACTTTTGAACGTTGGTAAATGTAGGCCCTTCATATATAGGCTATACACAGCACTACGTTCAATTTATGaaatcagttattgttttcttgcACAAACCATAAGCAACACAGGGATGTTGATTTACACGGGACTAGTATTATCAGTGGACCTTGGCGTTCACCAAAAAACAGTAGGTTATTCTGGTTGGAATTGTTACTCTCCTACCATGTACAAATTACTGACATGGCAGATTCGGCGGGACTAAAATAACAGATGTTTTGTGCTTGTGCACATAATTACATTACCCGACCAACCCCAGTAAAACTAATCCTGTCCGAA encodes:
- the LOC106569043 gene encoding high affinity cAMP-specific 3',5'-cyclic phosphodiesterase 7A isoform X5 is translated as MLDVRVRSQVGFEPEPRGSHPYLYVDFRTLHSRPQSAGPVSARNVRRLLSFQRYLHSSRFIRGIPASNPLGYLLDDDYTGQAKLMLEKVGNWNFDMFLFDRLTNGNSLVNLTFHLFNSYGLIELFQLDMVKLRRFLVMIQEDYRSQNPYHNAVHAADVTQAMYCYLQEPKLAETMTSCDLLLGLLAAATHDLDHPGVNQPFLIKTNHYLAALYKNSSVLENHHWKSAVGLLRESALLSHLPTEDRLNMEERLGSLILATDISRQNNYLSEFRAHLDKRDLCLTNGGHRHFILQIALKCADICNPCRPWKLSKLWSEKVTEEFFHQGDIERKHHLEVTPFCDRQSNSVANIQIGFMTYVVEPLFVEWSRFSDTRLSQTMMGHLSLNKQGWKEGRDKQEASTSRASEEQRTSAAKDSNSKELPQGSKRS